In Roseofilum casamattae BLCC-M143, the following proteins share a genomic window:
- the ppsA gene encoding phosphoenolpyruvate synthase, which translates to MLKTTNLTHLFPNPSPSQALVLWKENAFVLWLDRLGLDDLPLVGGKNASLGEMLGALSDRGINVPQGFAVTAYAYRCFLRSAGLEAKLGELLDDLDVNNVKQLQQRAEQARALIMQTPLPKEIEIAIAFAYQRMGQIYGGTPDVAVRSSATAEDLPNASFAGQQDTYLNISGLPNLLKAIHRCFASLFTDRAIAYRTHNGFDHLEVALSVGVQKMVRSDKATSGVIFSIDPETGFKNAILITAAYGLGETVVQGAVNPDEYFVFKPTLQHGDRPILQKRLGRKAIKMVYGDRPEETTKIVPVPQIRQQQFALSDDEILQLARWTTIIEHHYSRTRDIYTPMDIEWAKDGETGELFIVQARPETVQSQKSQNVLHHYRLQEPGNLLVSGRAVGEAIATGPVRVILDISQMDSFQPGEVLVTHRTDPDWEPIMKQASAIVTNTGGRTCHAAIIAREMGIPAIVGCEKATEQLHNGDLITVCCAEGEQGNVYAGELPFEIQQTVLEELPKTRTKIMMNVGNPEEAFRLSSIPCDGVGLARLEFIIANRIKIHPLALVHFEELEDPQVKQEIDRLTVGYAYKPDFFVDGLASGMSAIAAAFYPNPVIIRLSDFKSNEYANLLGGRQFEPMEENPMLGWRGASRYYDPKYREAFALECRALKRVRDDMGLINVIPMIPFCRTPEEGNKVLVEMAKHGLKRGQNVLQVYMMCELPSNVLLAKEFAQIFDGFSIGSNDLTQLTLGLDRDSALVSELFDERNAAVKRMVKLAIATLKQQGRKIGICGQAPSDYPEFAQFLVELGIDSMSLNPDSVLKTMLKVSEIEGSDNRLV; encoded by the coding sequence ATGCTAAAAACAACCAATTTAACCCATCTTTTTCCTAATCCTTCCCCATCGCAAGCCTTAGTCTTGTGGAAAGAAAATGCGTTTGTCTTGTGGCTCGATCGCCTGGGTTTAGACGATCTTCCTCTGGTCGGTGGCAAAAATGCCTCCCTCGGAGAAATGCTGGGAGCACTGAGCGATCGCGGTATTAATGTACCTCAAGGCTTTGCCGTCACCGCTTATGCTTATCGCTGCTTTCTGCGATCGGCTGGTTTAGAAGCGAAACTAGGCGAACTGCTGGACGATTTAGATGTCAATAATGTCAAACAATTGCAACAGCGGGCCGAGCAAGCCCGAGCGCTGATAATGCAAACTCCACTGCCGAAAGAAATTGAAATTGCGATCGCCTTTGCCTACCAGCGCATGGGACAAATCTACGGCGGCACTCCAGACGTGGCCGTTCGCTCCTCCGCCACTGCCGAAGACTTGCCCAATGCCAGTTTTGCCGGCCAACAAGACACTTACTTGAACATTTCCGGCCTTCCCAACCTGCTCAAAGCCATCCATCGCTGTTTTGCTTCTTTATTTACCGACCGCGCCATCGCCTATCGTACCCACAACGGATTCGACCATTTAGAGGTCGCTCTCTCCGTTGGCGTCCAGAAAATGGTGCGATCGGATAAAGCAACTTCCGGAGTCATCTTTTCCATCGATCCGGAAACCGGCTTTAAAAATGCCATCCTGATTACCGCCGCTTACGGACTGGGAGAAACCGTCGTGCAAGGGGCAGTTAATCCCGATGAATACTTCGTGTTTAAACCCACCTTACAGCATGGAGATCGCCCCATTTTGCAGAAACGCCTCGGCCGTAAAGCCATTAAAATGGTCTATGGCGATCGCCCGGAAGAAACCACCAAAATCGTTCCGGTTCCGCAAATCCGCCAGCAGCAGTTTGCCCTCAGCGACGACGAGATCTTGCAACTGGCCCGTTGGACGACCATTATCGAACACCACTATTCTCGCACCCGCGACATCTATACCCCCATGGACATTGAATGGGCTAAAGATGGGGAAACCGGAGAACTGTTTATCGTGCAAGCGCGACCGGAAACCGTGCAATCTCAGAAATCTCAGAATGTTTTGCATCACTATCGCCTGCAAGAGCCGGGGAACCTCTTGGTCTCCGGTCGAGCTGTGGGAGAAGCGATCGCTACAGGACCGGTACGGGTCATTCTCGACATCTCGCAAATGGACTCGTTTCAACCGGGAGAAGTTCTGGTGACTCATCGCACGGATCCCGACTGGGAACCGATTATGAAACAAGCGAGCGCGATCGTGACCAATACGGGAGGACGCACCTGCCACGCCGCAATTATTGCCCGGGAAATGGGGATTCCGGCGATCGTCGGTTGCGAGAAGGCGACGGAGCAATTGCACAATGGCGATCTCATTACCGTCTGCTGCGCCGAAGGAGAGCAAGGGAATGTCTATGCCGGCGAGCTACCGTTTGAGATTCAACAAACCGTACTCGAGGAACTGCCGAAAACGCGGACGAAAATTATGATGAATGTGGGCAATCCGGAAGAAGCCTTCCGCTTATCCAGCATTCCTTGTGATGGGGTGGGGTTAGCTCGCTTAGAGTTTATTATTGCCAATCGAATTAAGATTCATCCTTTAGCTTTAGTCCATTTCGAGGAACTTGAAGATCCTCAAGTCAAACAAGAGATCGATCGCCTCACCGTTGGTTATGCCTATAAACCCGACTTCTTTGTGGATGGCCTCGCTTCCGGGATGAGCGCGATCGCCGCTGCATTTTATCCCAATCCCGTTATTATTCGTCTTTCCGACTTCAAAAGCAACGAATATGCCAATCTGTTGGGCGGCCGGCAATTTGAGCCGATGGAAGAAAATCCGATGCTGGGCTGGCGCGGTGCCTCTCGCTATTACGATCCGAAATATCGCGAAGCCTTTGCTCTCGAATGTCGAGCGCTCAAACGAGTGCGCGATGACATGGGACTGATTAATGTTATCCCCATGATTCCATTTTGTCGCACTCCGGAAGAAGGAAATAAAGTCTTAGTGGAAATGGCCAAACACGGACTCAAGCGCGGGCAAAATGTGTTACAGGTTTATATGATGTGCGAGCTACCGAGCAACGTGCTCTTAGCCAAAGAGTTCGCGCAAATCTTCGATGGTTTTTCCATTGGCTCCAACGATCTAACGCAACTGACTTTGGGATTAGACCGAGATTCTGCCTTAGTTTCGGAGCTGTTTGACGAGCGCAATGCTGCGGTAAAACGGATGGTGAAACTGGCGATCGCAACCCTGAAACAACAAGGTCGAAAAATTGGCATTTGCGGCCAAGCTCCCAGCGACTATCCGGAATTCGCGCAATTCTTGGTTGAATTAGGCATTGATTCGATGAGTCTCAATCCGGATTCCGTCCTGAAAACCATGTTGAAGGTAAGCGAAATTGAGGGATCTGACAACAGGTTAGTCTAG
- a CDS encoding Uma2 family endonuclease, whose product MSVELIDEQRPQVKTLEEETLVEEVIPLPPTDLPYDDGEPLESNRHRIAMNVLIDSLHQSYQGRDDYYAGGNMFVYYSTQQIKNQDFRGPDFFATLNVDGTKERLSWVVWEEKGRYPNAIVELMSQSTARIDRNLKKTLYEQTFKTNDYFVYNPFDRNSLQGWHLGSQGRYEEIIPNDRGWLWCASLELWLGVWDGELTKENAPWLRFYDPQGNLVLLPKEEAELEKAKVAQERERTEQERERTEQERERTEQERERAEQERDRAERAEEKIQQLQERLRQMGVDPDNLP is encoded by the coding sequence ATGTCGGTTGAATTGATTGACGAACAACGACCTCAAGTAAAAACTCTCGAAGAGGAAACTTTAGTAGAAGAAGTCATTCCTCTTCCTCCAACTGACCTACCCTACGATGACGGAGAACCCTTGGAAAGTAATCGCCATCGCATCGCCATGAATGTGCTGATTGACTCGTTGCACCAGTCCTACCAGGGACGAGACGATTACTATGCTGGTGGTAATATGTTCGTCTATTACAGTACTCAACAGATAAAGAACCAGGACTTTCGGGGACCTGACTTTTTTGCCACGCTGAATGTCGATGGAACCAAGGAGCGCCTCAGTTGGGTGGTTTGGGAAGAGAAGGGACGCTATCCCAATGCGATCGTGGAGTTAATGTCTCAATCGACAGCTCGCATCGATCGCAACCTCAAAAAGACTCTATACGAACAAACCTTCAAAACCAATGACTACTTTGTCTACAATCCCTTCGATCGCAATTCCTTGCAAGGGTGGCACTTAGGCAGTCAAGGGAGATATGAGGAAATTATTCCAAACGATCGCGGATGGTTATGGTGCGCCAGTTTGGAATTGTGGTTGGGCGTGTGGGATGGAGAATTAACCAAAGAAAATGCCCCTTGGTTGCGTTTCTACGATCCTCAAGGAAATCTAGTCTTGTTACCGAAAGAGGAAGCGGAATTAGAAAAAGCTAAAGTAGCCCAGGAGCGCGAGCGTACCGAACAAGAGCGCGAGCGTACCGAACAAGAGCGCGAACGTACCGAACAAGAGCGCGAACGTGCCGAACAAGAGCGCGATCGCGCCGAGCGTGCCGAAGAGAAGATTCAACAGTTACAAGAGCGCTTGCGACAAATGGGCGTAGATCCAGATAATCTGCCCTAG
- a CDS encoding ATP-binding protein gives MLRRLPIQVAFVVPFTLQLAATVGLVGYLSYRSGEETVRHLGDRLMTEVGARVNLYLESNLGKALQINQMNLQAVSDGEVLLENTDEIEALLWRRFQQFHGITSITIALEDGTWRFITRNALQPKPLRLGATDRDRPDRVIIHFIDDFGNRTQLLREVDKLLARERPWYRAAVRDRAPGWTEAFQIGQQPFLTVSAYAPFYDENDQLLGVSSVNLNLKHLQDFLQSLEICTGCRLAIVDRQGKLIADSVGGSLFRILDKTDATGIYRGRFQRLSPDESDDPTIAAAAVHWQTLEPEANSVVRSQFRLNSERYWLQLFPLTGDSIHPDWTIAVIVPQSEFMAQIAANTRRTLGLSALALVGAIAFGAIAVQWISRPLLRLQASSEAIAKGNLEATIHPEGVGCIYELSATFGLMQQQLQDSFAALAENRQQLQAIIESIPMGVGVFDAQGQLLLVNRSGRELLAGETPNAPLDGLSRAYRVYQAQTDLLYPSDKLPIVRALQGEIVRADDLEIEVASTRIPLEVFAAPIRDRENEIICAVNVFQDIRDRKQIETLLKNYNRELQAAVAAKTVQLQMAKEKAEIANQSKSTFIANMSHELRTPLNAILGFTQLLKNAPDLSQEHREHLQIVYGSGQHLLTLINSVLDLAKIEANKMTIDPVNFDLHELLHNIESLFSMKAQEKQLYWKVQCDRQVAPYLFGDRLKLRQILINLVNNAIKFTDTGYVYLTVTGVQLESNEQALSIAVEDSGPGISPEELSLLFSAFEQTTTGKKSAEGTGLGLTISQQFVHLLGGTLQVESEVGIGTKFFFQIPVIPVDSMDKTVPERRILGVVEGQPNYRILIVDDVAINRKLLLKILQPLGFECLEASHGQEAVDIAREWFPNLIWMDMKMPVMNGIAATQLIKQMPKGKEIIIIALSASVLEAEKQLTFNAGCDDFMHKPFSENALLEMMGCYLNIDYIYEEIDEVESMDSEFASDDEEYLSLAPIDKEWLHEFSEANLSLDFDRLIELLEKLSGRQPKVARRLLSWVNNFEYEKIQEFLDDLNS, from the coding sequence GTGCTTCGCCGACTCCCGATCCAAGTGGCGTTTGTCGTCCCATTTACCCTGCAACTGGCTGCCACCGTAGGACTGGTAGGCTATTTATCCTATCGTAGCGGCGAGGAAACCGTACGCCATTTGGGCGATCGCCTGATGACGGAGGTCGGAGCGCGGGTTAATTTATACCTGGAATCCAACTTAGGCAAGGCGCTGCAAATTAACCAGATGAATCTGCAAGCCGTGAGTGATGGAGAAGTCCTCTTAGAGAATACCGATGAAATTGAAGCACTGCTCTGGCGACGTTTTCAGCAGTTTCATGGCATTACTTCCATCACCATAGCTCTCGAAGATGGAACCTGGCGCTTTATTACTCGCAATGCCTTACAACCCAAGCCTTTGCGCCTGGGAGCAACCGATCGCGATCGTCCAGATCGCGTCATTATCCATTTTATCGACGATTTCGGCAACCGAACCCAGCTCCTACGAGAGGTTGACAAACTTCTAGCCCGAGAGCGACCCTGGTATCGAGCTGCCGTTCGCGATCGCGCTCCCGGTTGGACGGAAGCATTTCAAATCGGCCAGCAACCCTTCCTCACCGTCAGTGCTTATGCCCCATTCTACGACGAGAATGACCAATTGCTCGGGGTTTCGAGCGTTAATCTCAACCTGAAGCACCTGCAAGATTTTTTACAATCCCTGGAGATTTGTACCGGTTGTCGCCTGGCGATTGTCGATCGCCAGGGCAAACTTATTGCCGACTCCGTCGGCGGTTCCTTGTTTCGCATTTTAGACAAAACCGATGCCACCGGTATTTATCGCGGACGGTTCCAGCGCCTCTCTCCAGACGAGAGTGACGATCCTACGATTGCGGCCGCTGCCGTCCATTGGCAAACTCTCGAACCTGAAGCGAATTCGGTCGTTCGTTCCCAGTTTCGCTTGAACTCCGAGCGCTATTGGCTGCAACTGTTTCCATTAACCGGAGATAGCATTCATCCGGATTGGACGATTGCGGTCATTGTCCCCCAGTCGGAATTTATGGCTCAGATTGCTGCGAATACCCGACGGACTCTGGGATTATCGGCTTTAGCCTTAGTCGGGGCGATCGCCTTTGGCGCGATCGCCGTGCAATGGATTAGCCGGCCTCTATTGCGCCTGCAAGCGTCCTCAGAAGCGATCGCGAAGGGGAACCTGGAGGCAACCATTCATCCGGAAGGAGTCGGCTGCATTTACGAGCTGAGCGCTACATTTGGGCTGATGCAGCAGCAGCTTCAGGACTCCTTTGCCGCTTTAGCGGAAAATCGCCAGCAGTTGCAGGCCATCATTGAAAGCATTCCCATGGGAGTGGGAGTCTTCGATGCGCAAGGGCAATTATTACTGGTGAATCGCTCGGGTCGAGAGTTGTTGGCAGGAGAGACTCCTAATGCTCCTCTCGATGGTCTCAGTCGAGCCTATCGGGTTTACCAAGCCCAAACCGATCTCCTTTATCCGTCTGACAAATTACCCATTGTTCGCGCTTTACAAGGAGAAATTGTCCGAGCGGACGATCTGGAAATTGAGGTCGCTAGCACTCGCATTCCTCTAGAAGTTTTTGCCGCTCCCATTCGCGATCGCGAGAACGAGATTATCTGTGCGGTTAATGTATTTCAAGATATTCGCGATCGCAAGCAAATCGAAACCTTACTCAAAAACTATAATCGCGAACTACAAGCAGCGGTTGCCGCGAAAACAGTGCAACTACAAATGGCAAAAGAAAAAGCTGAAATTGCCAACCAATCTAAAAGTACATTTATTGCTAATATGAGTCATGAGTTGCGCACCCCGTTGAATGCGATTCTGGGCTTTACGCAACTGCTGAAAAACGCTCCCGATCTGAGCCAGGAACATCGAGAGCACTTACAGATTGTTTATGGCAGCGGCCAGCACTTGTTAACATTAATTAATAGTGTTTTGGATTTGGCGAAAATTGAAGCCAATAAAATGACGATCGACCCCGTTAACTTCGATCTGCACGAGCTATTACATAATATCGAAAGTTTATTTTCGATGAAAGCTCAGGAGAAACAACTATACTGGAAAGTGCAGTGCGATCGCCAGGTTGCTCCCTATCTGTTTGGCGATCGACTGAAGTTACGGCAAATTCTAATTAACTTAGTGAACAATGCCATAAAGTTTACCGATACTGGTTACGTTTATCTTACCGTAACTGGCGTACAGTTGGAGAGCAACGAACAGGCATTATCGATCGCAGTTGAAGATAGCGGCCCCGGAATTTCTCCTGAGGAGCTTTCATTATTGTTTAGCGCATTCGAGCAAACCACCACGGGCAAAAAATCGGCGGAAGGAACCGGGTTGGGATTGACGATTAGCCAACAATTTGTCCATTTACTTGGTGGTACACTGCAAGTGGAAAGCGAAGTTGGAATCGGTACTAAATTTTTCTTTCAAATTCCAGTTATTCCTGTAGATAGCATGGATAAAACAGTGCCCGAGCGCCGGATCTTAGGAGTAGTGGAAGGACAGCCAAACTATCGAATTTTGATTGTTGATGATGTAGCAATTAACCGTAAGTTATTGCTAAAAATACTACAGCCTTTAGGATTTGAATGTCTAGAAGCCAGTCATGGTCAAGAAGCAGTCGATATTGCTCGGGAGTGGTTTCCAAATTTGATTTGGATGGATATGAAAATGCCCGTTATGAATGGCATTGCCGCCACCCAACTCATTAAACAAATGCCTAAGGGAAAAGAGATTATTATTATTGCCCTCAGTGCCAGCGTGTTAGAGGCAGAAAAACAGCTTACTTTCAACGCCGGTTGCGATGACTTTATGCATAAGCCATTTAGCGAAAATGCCTTATTGGAAATGATGGGTTGCTATCTCAATATTGATTATATTTATGAGGAGATCGATGAGGTTGAATCCATGGATTCTGAGTTCGCTTCAGATGATGAAGAATATTTATCCCTCGCACCGATCGACAAGGAATGGTTGCATGAGTTTAGCGAAGCCAATCTCTCTTTAGATTTCGATCGGCTCATCGAGTTGCTGGAAAAACTGTCCGGCCGGCAACCCAAAGTCGCTCGACGTTTATTGTCTTGGGTGAATAATTTTGAATATGAAAAAATTCAAGAATTTCTCGATGACCTCAACTCCTAA
- a CDS encoding Glu/Leu/Phe/Val family dehydrogenase, whose translation MVLSSTIAREAPTPAHICPMDRSCSYLQQAASQLNLDTNITTILEHPRKVITVSIPVKLDTGEVQVLAGHRVQHSDILGPYKGGIRYHPSVTLREVSALAMLMTWKCALLGIPYGGAKGGIAIDPNQYSVGELERITRRYTSELIKDIGPAVDIPAPDMGTSAREMAWMMDTYSMHVGHAVPGIVTGKPLSIGGSRGRQQATGRGVMLAIREALAERGQSLAGASIAIQGFGNVGSSAAILLHEAGAKILAVSNGSGGVYSEGGLDIPALQAHLQDNPRQMGTFPGGEAIGNADLLLLPCDVLVPAALEDQITAENADRIQAKIVAEAANGPITLDGDRILADRGILVLPDILTNAGGVVVSYLEWVQGQSYVFWDEERVNREMEGLMVNAYHRVSATARCKTISFRLAAYTLGVGRVAQALSDRGLYP comes from the coding sequence GCCCGATGGATCGAAGCTGTAGTTACCTACAGCAAGCGGCTTCCCAGCTCAACCTCGACACCAACATTACCACCATTCTCGAACATCCCCGCAAAGTCATCACCGTTTCTATTCCGGTAAAACTAGATACCGGAGAAGTACAAGTGCTCGCCGGACACCGCGTCCAACATAGCGACATTCTCGGCCCCTATAAAGGAGGGATTCGCTACCATCCTTCGGTGACCTTGCGGGAAGTCTCCGCCCTCGCCATGCTCATGACCTGGAAATGTGCATTGCTCGGCATTCCCTACGGCGGCGCCAAAGGAGGCATTGCGATCGATCCCAACCAGTATAGCGTTGGCGAGTTAGAACGGATTACCCGACGCTACACGAGCGAACTGATTAAAGATATCGGTCCCGCCGTTGATATTCCCGCTCCCGATATGGGCACTTCCGCCCGAGAAATGGCGTGGATGATGGACACCTACTCCATGCATGTCGGTCATGCCGTTCCCGGTATTGTCACGGGCAAACCCTTATCTATTGGCGGTTCTAGAGGTCGGCAACAAGCCACGGGGCGCGGAGTTATGCTCGCCATCCGCGAAGCCTTAGCCGAGCGCGGACAGTCCTTAGCGGGGGCATCCATTGCGATCCAAGGATTTGGCAATGTGGGCAGTAGCGCCGCCATCTTGCTGCACGAAGCAGGCGCCAAAATCTTAGCCGTCTCCAATGGTTCTGGTGGAGTCTATTCCGAAGGAGGTTTAGATATTCCTGCATTGCAAGCGCACCTGCAAGATAATCCCCGGCAGATGGGGACTTTTCCGGGAGGAGAAGCGATCGGTAATGCGGACTTGCTCCTGCTGCCTTGCGATGTCTTAGTTCCCGCCGCTCTCGAAGACCAAATTACCGCCGAAAATGCCGATCGCATCCAAGCCAAAATCGTCGCTGAAGCTGCCAACGGACCGATTACTCTAGACGGCGATCGCATTTTAGCCGATCGCGGCATTCTCGTCCTCCCCGATATCCTCACCAACGCCGGTGGTGTTGTTGTCAGCTATCTCGAATGGGTGCAAGGTCAATCTTACGTGTTCTGGGACGAAGAACGAGTCAACCGAGAAATGGAAGGATTGATGGTCAATGCCTATCATCGAGTCAGCGCAACCGCACGATGTAAAACCATTTCCTTCCGGCTCGCCGCCTATACCTTAGGAGTCGGTCGAGTTGCCCAAGCCTTGAGCGATCGCGGACTCTATCCGTAA